The following are encoded in a window of Ruminiclostridium herbifermentans genomic DNA:
- a CDS encoding carbohydrate ABC transporter permease produces MNNLIKGKMAKFFIQLFLILYAIIQIYPLIWMVLFSLKDNNEIYGGNVAGLPNPPKWENYTNAITQASVLKYFFNSAFVTGVTIIAVIILASMTAYAISRMKWKLSNATMIAFLLGMMVPVHAALLPLFIILKNINLYNTYLSLIIPYTAFGLPMAIILFSSFMKGIPRELEESAAIDGCSIYRIFSVIVIPLIRPAIATVAIFTYLASWNELMFAITFISKDQLKTITVGIMSMVGTYVTEWGPIGAGLVIATLPTVIIYVLLSEQVQKSLVAGAVKG; encoded by the coding sequence ATGAATAATTTGATAAAAGGAAAGATGGCAAAGTTTTTTATACAGCTTTTTCTTATATTGTATGCTATTATACAGATATATCCTCTTATCTGGATGGTTCTGTTTTCCCTTAAAGATAATAATGAAATTTATGGAGGAAATGTTGCTGGTCTGCCTAATCCTCCTAAGTGGGAGAACTATACTAACGCAATTACTCAGGCAAGTGTACTTAAATACTTCTTTAACAGTGCGTTTGTAACTGGAGTTACTATTATTGCAGTAATTATTTTAGCATCCATGACTGCATATGCTATTAGTAGAATGAAATGGAAACTTAGCAATGCTACGATGATTGCTTTTTTACTAGGGATGATGGTTCCAGTACATGCAGCACTACTCCCTCTGTTTATTATTCTTAAAAATATTAATCTTTACAATACATATTTATCTCTTATTATTCCATATACAGCGTTTGGCCTTCCTATGGCCATTATATTATTTAGCAGCTTTATGAAAGGCATTCCTAGGGAGTTGGAAGAATCGGCAGCTATTGATGGATGTTCAATTTACCGTATTTTTTCTGTAATTGTAATTCCTCTTATAAGGCCAGCAATAGCAACGGTTGCTATTTTTACATATTTGGCTTCATGGAATGAACTGATGTTTGCTATTACATTTATTAGTAAAGATCAATTAAAAACAATTACAGTTGGTATTATGTCTATGGTTGGTACATATGTAACTGAATGGGGGCCTATCGGCGCCGGCCTTGTAATTGCTACATTACCGACGGTAATAATATATGTACTGCTTAGTGAACAGGTTCAAAAAAGTTTAGTAGCTGGTGCAGTGAAGGGATAG
- a CDS encoding carbohydrate ABC transporter permease, protein MDSVLSNKKAICIFVIPTLIVFCVIVFLPIFMSAYYSTLDWDGIGKGTFIGIDNYIKLFSDDVFLKSILNSFLFAFASIFIQLSISLVLALILANGVKGEKLYRTIYFIPVIISTIVIGQLWTKIYNADYGLLNALLKSIGLENLAYDWLGKENTALVCSFIPTLWQYVGYHMLIMYSGAKSISDEIYEAAEIDGSSKINTAFKITIPLLKPILKVCLIFSLIGSLKVFDLIYVLTNGGPLHATEVPSTLMYSSVFNSYQYGYGSAMAVFIIIECLVFTIILDKVFKTE, encoded by the coding sequence ATGGACTCAGTTCTTTCTAATAAAAAAGCTATTTGCATTTTTGTAATCCCAACATTAATTGTTTTTTGTGTAATAGTATTTCTTCCAATATTTATGTCAGCTTATTATAGTACATTGGACTGGGATGGGATTGGAAAGGGTACATTTATTGGAATTGATAATTATATAAAATTGTTTTCAGACGATGTTTTTCTTAAATCTATTCTTAATTCTTTTTTATTTGCTTTTGCGTCAATATTTATACAACTTAGTATTTCGCTAGTTCTGGCACTTATATTGGCAAATGGAGTAAAAGGAGAAAAGTTATATAGAACTATTTATTTTATTCCTGTAATAATTTCAACAATTGTTATTGGTCAGTTATGGACAAAAATTTATAATGCAGACTATGGTTTGCTGAACGCACTGCTTAAAAGTATAGGCTTGGAAAACTTAGCGTATGATTGGTTAGGAAAAGAAAATACAGCTTTAGTATGCTCATTCATTCCTACATTGTGGCAATATGTAGGATACCACATGTTGATTATGTATTCAGGGGCAAAATCAATTTCAGATGAAATATATGAAGCTGCTGAAATAGATGGTTCATCAAAAATTAATACGGCTTTTAAAATTACAATACCATTGTTGAAGCCTATTTTAAAGGTTTGCTTAATATTTTCACTGATAGGGTCACTTAAAGTATTTGACTTAATTTATGTTTTAACAAATGGCGGTCCTTTACATGCAACTGAAGTGCCAAGTACCCTGATGTATTCGTCTGTTTTTAATTCATATCAATATGGATATGGCAGCGCAATGGCTGTATTTATAATTATAGAATGTTTGGTATTTACTATTATTTTAGACAAGGTATTTAAAACAGAATAG
- a CDS encoding ABC transporter substrate-binding protein, protein MKKLLLKVLGVTTALSLALSMGACGDSSTENTESSSAPASTAVESAKPVKLTMWHQWVAETDPATNSLKNNLKVWNEQHPEIEIVADGVTGEQYKTKIKTALAANEAPDIFYMWGGSFVSPYIKNGNILPIDEYLDDATKSKLVDGTLESCTFDGKVYSVPMFTFIANFYCNTELFEKANAKIPTNYDELIEAVRALRAAGITPAIIGEKDRWPGMYWFDIIAMRQAGNQACIEAMKDPKKFDSPDFIEAAAKLQRLVDEKAFNDNMFSTSFEDMRNSFTQGKAAMLYQGAWVDVAIEDKNAATKGKVKAIPFPVFTDGKGAVTDFYGGGIDSFYINAKTAAPKEAAEFLLFISEAAGKEGFLNGSGLPAWKTDGLDTSKLSDLSKQSGALMATGKSFIPWWDTVLPATSSETHKNLIAELLAKKITPEQFCKEMAKVDPAEE, encoded by the coding sequence ATGAAAAAGTTATTACTTAAAGTGTTAGGTGTAACAACAGCCCTGTCTTTAGCATTAAGTATGGGCGCATGTGGTGATAGTTCTACAGAAAACACAGAAAGTAGTTCAGCACCAGCAAGCACAGCAGTTGAATCTGCAAAGCCAGTAAAATTAACAATGTGGCATCAATGGGTTGCAGAAACTGACCCAGCAACAAATTCTCTGAAGAACAATTTAAAAGTATGGAATGAACAGCATCCAGAAATAGAAATTGTAGCTGACGGAGTAACAGGTGAACAGTACAAGACTAAAATAAAAACAGCACTAGCTGCAAATGAAGCACCAGACATTTTCTATATGTGGGGTGGAAGCTTTGTAAGTCCTTACATAAAGAATGGAAATATTCTTCCTATTGATGAGTATTTAGATGATGCAACAAAAAGTAAGCTAGTTGATGGAACATTAGAAAGTTGTACATTTGATGGTAAAGTTTATAGTGTTCCAATGTTTACATTTATTGCAAACTTCTATTGCAACACAGAATTATTTGAAAAAGCAAATGCAAAAATACCAACAAATTATGATGAACTTATTGAAGCAGTTAGAGCTTTGCGTGCTGCTGGTATTACTCCTGCAATTATTGGTGAAAAGGATAGATGGCCTGGAATGTACTGGTTTGATATCATAGCTATGAGACAGGCAGGAAACCAAGCATGTATTGAAGCTATGAAAGACCCTAAAAAGTTTGATTCACCAGACTTTATTGAAGCTGCAGCTAAGCTTCAAAGGTTAGTAGATGAAAAAGCATTTAATGACAACATGTTTAGTACTAGCTTTGAAGATATGAGAAATTCCTTTACACAAGGAAAAGCTGCAATGCTATACCAAGGTGCTTGGGTTGACGTAGCAATAGAAGACAAAAACGCAGCAACTAAAGGAAAAGTAAAGGCAATACCATTCCCAGTATTTACTGATGGAAAAGGTGCGGTAACAGATTTCTACGGTGGCGGTATTGATAGTTTCTACATCAATGCAAAAACAGCAGCACCTAAGGAAGCAGCAGAATTCTTATTATTCATTAGTGAAGCAGCAGGTAAGGAAGGCTTCCTAAATGGTTCTGGTTTGCCAGCATGGAAGACAGATGGATTAGATACTTCTAAGCTTTCAGATCTATCAAAACAATCTGGAGCATTAATGGCAACAGGTAAGTCCTTTATTCCTTGGTGGGATACAGTTCTTCCAGCAACATCTTCTGAAACTCATAAGAACCTTATTGCAGAACTTTTAGCAAAGAAAATAACTCCAGAACAATTCTGTAAGGAAATGGCTAAGGTTGACCCAGCAGAAGAATAA
- a CDS encoding response regulator, producing MCQPLKVLIVDDERLIRNLLKIRINWQELGMEIAGEAASALEALTMIEQIVPDIIFTDICLPCMDGIEFSRVVTEKYPHIRIVVITGHDEFEYAKSCVKLGISDFVLKPINVQEITGIALRLKSKILEEQNHLQEYELLKQKIKDNLPYLKEKFLNALIYGELSKEEIQEKMEYFGVNKNISSNLFQVAVIEVWEKLRNTAVENKEEAQILLSIKCVDLIKKFFQKDIYNHVFLDNSRKIVIIFNDPSLDIYECCEMFKIMLMNNFKCFLGIGIGTAYYGEENIKLSYKEAYEALNYKMVLGNNQVISYHDIDYAAENHSNNNQKLIEKIVFSIKAGISEKVEEFLEELFGRISYQGNSTIDRVRLDAFDLLSACLRIIMDFDIDMTDIWEQKSQPYNDIVKIDNLPEFKVYFKQLIDNIIIKLKRMNDTKAGKQVRQIQDYISDNLSNAELSLASIAKEFYISSSHLSRIFKQETGQTLVEYITKLRIAKAEKLLKETEFKGYQIGEMIGIPDPHYFSILFKKYTGLSINTYRK from the coding sequence ATGTGCCAACCCTTGAAAGTTTTAATAGTAGATGATGAACGACTTATAAGAAATCTCCTGAAAATACGTATCAATTGGCAGGAACTTGGTATGGAAATTGCAGGAGAGGCGGCTAGTGCATTAGAAGCCTTAACTATGATAGAACAGATAGTACCGGATATTATATTTACTGATATTTGCTTGCCCTGTATGGACGGAATAGAATTTAGCAGAGTAGTTACTGAAAAATATCCGCACATAAGAATAGTAGTTATTACTGGTCATGATGAATTTGAATATGCAAAAAGCTGTGTAAAGCTTGGTATTTCTGACTTTGTTCTTAAACCCATAAATGTACAAGAGATTACGGGTATTGCGTTAAGATTGAAAAGCAAAATTCTTGAGGAACAGAATCACTTACAAGAATATGAATTATTGAAACAGAAAATAAAAGACAACCTTCCATATTTGAAAGAGAAATTTTTAAATGCATTGATATATGGTGAACTTAGCAAAGAAGAAATACAAGAAAAGATGGAGTATTTCGGAGTAAACAAGAATATCAGTTCTAATTTATTTCAGGTTGCAGTAATAGAGGTATGGGAAAAACTTAGGAATACAGCAGTTGAAAATAAAGAAGAAGCTCAGATACTTCTATCAATTAAATGTGTGGATTTAATTAAAAAGTTTTTCCAGAAGGATATATACAACCATGTATTTTTGGATAATAGCAGAAAGATTGTTATCATATTTAATGATCCATCGCTGGATATATATGAATGCTGTGAAATGTTTAAAATAATGCTAATGAACAACTTTAAATGTTTTTTAGGTATTGGTATAGGAACTGCTTATTATGGCGAGGAAAATATCAAATTAAGCTATAAGGAAGCATATGAAGCTCTAAACTATAAAATGGTCTTAGGTAATAATCAAGTTATTAGCTATCATGATATTGATTATGCAGCAGAAAATCATAGTAATAATAATCAAAAATTAATTGAAAAAATTGTATTTTCAATAAAAGCTGGAATAAGTGAAAAAGTTGAAGAATTCCTTGAAGAATTGTTTGGTCGTATTTCATATCAAGGAAACAGTACTATTGACAGAGTAAGATTGGATGCATTTGACTTGCTATCTGCATGTTTAAGAATAATTATGGATTTTGATATTGATATGACAGATATCTGGGAGCAAAAAAGCCAGCCATATAATGATATTGTCAAAATAGACAATTTACCGGAGTTTAAGGTGTATTTCAAACAATTGATTGACAATATAATAATCAAGTTAAAACGAATGAATGATACTAAAGCAGGTAAACAAGTAAGACAGATACAGGATTATATTTCAGATAATTTAAGCAATGCTGAACTTTCACTTGCAAGCATAGCAAAAGAGTTTTACATAAGTTCTAGCCATCTCAGCCGTATATTCAAGCAAGAAACTGGACAAACCCTTGTGGAATATATAACAAAACTAAGAATAGCCAAGGCCGAAAAGCTTCTTAAAGAAACAGAATTTAAGGGATATCAAATAGGTGAAATGATTGGAATACCAGACCCCCATTACTTTAGCATACTATTTAAAAAATACACGGGATTGTCTATTAACACATATCGCAAATGA
- a CDS encoding sensor histidine kinase — translation MEWHKQIGVFKFIIKIKRQIKDLKISLRIALFYFIVMIISLFISSLLYRQIYMNIAHQKVNEASVQTLYSIKSNVDLFFDNVNNYSKMILSDHDLQTILRTGNIYSDLNAQSRVGGYIYSMIQTIQSISSVYIFDNTEHYYFVSDQNPIQFTLKNVKKAKWYKEVLDKKGAYILSINGDGAFEIDPNGNYISMIRLIRDIDNTNNLGVLVINITDKAFKECYANIVDNYNNTSITFWDKNRQCIIPVNHTKEGNQPVEPILDEVEIKNLLSKFDGSDHGYITKKLNNTEYLISFVLEERHNWAIISAIPFAEVSYESEKMGFVGFITIFLNSIILFMGTIVISRWITVPIRKLLKSMNAVKCGEFKEVNINEGNNEIGQLRDGYNMMIREIQKLIKRVIAEQKTIRKAELNVLQAQIKPHFLYNTLDSINSLALSGRINEVCDLVDALGGYYRHSVSKGREVITLGEELDIVKNYLKIQKIRYEDMFEVNYNVDESCLDTKILKLVLQPLVENSLYHGIRAKGIPGSINIDIKKEAQQVCICIEDDGVGMSEHEIQKILDSKVGSAESSFGLRGTIERLKIYCNNEAAFQLYSEKGKGTKIVILLPLAIEGETCNKSEQDNGGNYVPTLESFNSR, via the coding sequence ACTATTTATCAGCAGTCTGCTTTACAGGCAAATATATATGAATATTGCACACCAAAAGGTCAATGAGGCTTCAGTTCAGACCTTATATTCAATAAAATCAAATGTAGATTTATTTTTTGATAATGTAAACAATTATTCAAAAATGATTTTATCTGACCATGACCTTCAAACTATTTTGAGAACAGGAAATATATACTCCGATTTAAACGCTCAATCAAGAGTGGGAGGATACATATACAGCATGATTCAAACCATTCAAAGCATATCATCTGTTTATATATTTGACAATACAGAACACTATTATTTTGTAAGTGATCAGAATCCAATACAATTTACACTAAAAAATGTGAAAAAAGCCAAGTGGTATAAAGAAGTCCTTGATAAAAAAGGCGCATATATACTGAGTATAAATGGAGATGGTGCTTTTGAAATAGACCCAAACGGTAACTATATTTCTATGATTAGGTTAATAAGGGATATTGACAATACAAATAATTTAGGTGTGCTGGTAATTAATATTACAGATAAGGCATTTAAGGAATGCTATGCAAATATTGTGGATAACTATAATAACACCAGCATCACATTTTGGGATAAAAATAGACAATGTATTATACCCGTTAATCATACCAAAGAAGGTAATCAGCCAGTTGAGCCAATACTGGACGAGGTTGAAATTAAAAACCTTTTGAGCAAATTTGACGGCAGTGATCATGGATACATAACAAAAAAATTGAATAATACTGAATATCTTATATCATTCGTACTTGAGGAACGTCATAACTGGGCTATAATTAGTGCAATACCTTTTGCAGAGGTTTCGTATGAATCTGAAAAAATGGGGTTTGTAGGTTTTATTACTATCTTTTTAAACAGCATTATTCTGTTCATGGGAACTATAGTTATTTCAAGATGGATTACTGTACCCATTCGTAAGCTGTTAAAATCTATGAATGCAGTTAAGTGTGGTGAGTTCAAAGAAGTTAACATAAATGAGGGGAACAATGAAATAGGGCAGCTGCGAGATGGCTACAATATGATGATAAGAGAGATACAGAAACTGATTAAAAGAGTTATAGCAGAACAAAAGACAATCCGTAAAGCAGAACTCAATGTTTTGCAGGCGCAGATTAAGCCCCATTTTTTATACAATACACTTGACTCAATTAATTCTCTTGCTCTATCAGGCAGGATAAATGAGGTATGTGACCTTGTTGATGCATTAGGAGGCTATTACAGGCATAGCGTTAGTAAGGGTAGAGAAGTAATTACACTTGGTGAAGAACTTGATATTGTGAAAAACTATCTGAAGATTCAGAAAATTAGATACGAAGATATGTTTGAAGTTAATTATAATGTTGATGAAAGCTGTCTTGATACAAAAATTCTAAAGCTAGTTTTGCAGCCTCTTGTTGAAAATTCACTTTACCATGGTATACGTGCAAAGGGCATACCTGGAAGTATAAATATTGATATAAAGAAAGAAGCTCAGCAGGTTTGCATCTGTATAGAGGATGATGGAGTAGGAATGAGTGAGCATGAAATACAGAAGATATTGGACAGTAAGGTGGGAAGTGCTGAATCCAGCTTTGGACTTAGAGGAACCATCGAACGCTTGAAAATATACTGCAACAATGAAGCAGCCTTTCAATTGTACAGTGAAAAAGGTAAAGGGACGAAAATTGTTATCCTGCTGCCTTTGGCAATAGAAGGTGAAACATGTAATAAAAGTGAGCAAGACAATGGAGGTAATTATGTGCCAACCCTTGAAAGTTTTAATAGTAGATGA